A genomic window from Vigna radiata var. radiata cultivar VC1973A chromosome 2, Vradiata_ver6, whole genome shotgun sequence includes:
- the LOC106755719 gene encoding mitochondrial import receptor subunit TOM20: MEYSQDDFDRLLLFEQTRKTAEANYAKNPLDADNLTRWGGALIELSAFEKPKDSKAMINDALSKLEEALLINPTKHETLWYLGNAHTSCGFLTPDISEAKDYFDKAHEYFQKAFDEDPENDLYRKSLEIAVKAPELHMEIHNNELGPMSNAGSSATSKGKESKRQKNNDFKYDIFGWIILAVSIVAWVGMAKSNIPPSPPR; this comes from the exons ATGGAGTATTCTCAAGATGATTTCGATCGGTTACTGTTATTCGAGCAAACGCGGAAGACCGCTGAAGCAAACTACGCTAAGAATCCTCTTGACGCTGAT AATCTGACCAGGTGGGGGGGAGCTCTGATCGAGTTGTCGGCTTTCGAGAAGCCTAAGGATTCTAAGGCGATGATTAATG ATGCCCTTTCAAAGCTGGAAGAGGCTTTGCTGATCAATCCAACGAAGCACGAAACTCTTTGGTACTTGGGAAATGCACACACGTCATGTGGGTTTCTAACGCCGGATATCAGTGAGGCAAAGGATTATTTTGACAAGGCACATGAGTATTTCCAGAAAGCTTTTGATGAG GATCCTGAAAATGACCTCTATAGAAAGTCCTTGGAAATTGCTGTGAAG GCTCCAGAACTACACATGGAGATCCATAATAACGAGCTTGGTCCGATGAGTAATGCGGGATCCTCTGCTACTTCAAAAGGAAAG GAATCTAAAAGGCAGAAGAACAATGACTTTAAGTATGACATATTTGGATGGATTATTCTTGCGGTGAGTATAGTAGCATGGGTGGGAATGGCCAAATCTAACATTCCACCGTCACCTCCtagataa
- the LOC106756506 gene encoding uncharacterized protein LOC106756506: MIAMAEEEENGVSIQLEFPKSRVKKIMTLDKDVKRVSSEALFLVSRSTELFLQFLAEKSAKVAIEKKRKTVNLEHVRMAVKRHQPTRDFLLDDLPPPSEPAKPAKPDGPAKPVVRPKLDEPPSGTRRIDQFFRKPEPQNPTQAQSPENPAQAQSSEIPAQAQAPEIPSQAQSPEVPSEPQSPEVPSETQSPRVPSESQSPEAPSQTQLPLPVDES, translated from the coding sequence ATGATTGCTATGGCGGAGGAAGAAGAGAACGGGGTGTCGATTCAACTCGAATTCCCGAAGAGTCGGGTTAAGAAGATCATGACGCTGGACAAGGATGTGAAGAGAGTGAGTTCAGAAGCATTGTTCCTGGTGTCGCGCTCCACAGAGTTGTTCCTCCAATTTCTGGCTGAAAAATCTGCCAAAGTTGCTATCGAAAAGAAACGGAAGACCGTGAATCTGGAACACGTGAGAATGGCCGTTAAGAGGCACCAACCAACCAGGGATTTTCTCCTCGATGATCTTCCGCCTCCGTCTGAGCCCGCCAAGCCCGCCAAGCCCGATGGGCCTGCCAAGCCCGTGGTTCGGCCCAAACTTGATGAACCGCCATCTGGTACTCGTCGCATCGATCAGTTTTTCCGAAAGCCAGAGCCTCAAAACCCAACCCAAGCTCAATCGCCTGAAAATCCAGCCCAAGCTCAGTCGTCTGAAATTCCTGCCCAAGCTCAAGCGCCCGAAATACCTTCTCAAGCTCAATCGCCTGAAGTTCCTTCAGAACCTCAATCGCCCGAAGTTCCTTCTGAAACTCAATCGCCTAGAGTTCCTTCTGAATCTCAATCGCCTGAAGCTCCTTCTCAAACTCAATTGCCATTACCCGTAGATGAGTCTTAG
- the LOC106756505 gene encoding 65-kDa microtubule-associated protein 8 → MGSFQTPIGMRSSTLLETSCGFLLQELQIIWDEVGEDKFEREKVLLDLEQECLEVYRRKVDRANISRACLHQEVAEAEAEFTHLLLSLGERSLPGRPEKRAGSLKEQLDSITPALQEMRLRKEERLNQFRAVQGQIQKISAEIAGNSDKEPSTIIVNENDLSLKRLEEYQNELQRLYNEKNERLQQVEKYIDMIHSLSTILGNDSSAIIMEVHPSLNDLCGITKNISDTILDKLNITVESLFEEKKNRLDKLHHLGKALSNLWNLMDTPYSERHPFSHVIHLLSLSSAEVTDPGSLTLEIVQQTEAEVKRLDQLKASKMKELFQKKQEELELICKKSHVEIPSREEMNNIINLINSGEIDHSDLLLSMDEQISRAKEEASSRKAIMEKVEKWMLARDEERWLEEYSRDENRYSVSRGAHKNLRRAERARIMVSRIPALVDMLIKMTRSWEEERNKVFLYDQVPLMAILEEYNVLRREKEEDMKRQQPWEKKRIQIQVVERENTYTSRPSTSSRRLPSRSLNGALDSSVIMNKRLSMGIHQLPPNTINSGNQGVSFIKDGSNALRKKIFGDPAFTSQMR, encoded by the exons atgggttcattccagACACCAATTGGAATGAGAAGTTCCACATTGCTGGAGACTTCGTGTGGGTTCCTGTTACAGGAACTGCAG ATTATATGGGATGAAGTTGGAGAAGATAAGTTCGAAAGGGAGAAGGTTCTTCTGGATTTGGAGCAGGAGTGCCTTGAGGTTTACAGAAGAAAAGTTGATAGGGCCAATATATCCAGAGCTTGTCTGCATCAGGAAGTGGCCGAGGCAGAGGCTGAATTTACTCACCTTCTTTTGTCCCTTGGTGAACGATCTCTACCTGGACGG CCGGAGAAAAGAGCAGGTTCACTGAAAGAGCAGCTAGATTCAATCACCCCAGCACTCCAAGAAATGCGGTTGAGGAAAGAAGAGAGGCTAAACCAGTTCCGAGCTGTGCAAGgtcaaattcaaaaaatttctGCAGAAATTGCTGGTAACTCAGACAAGGAACCGTCAACTATTATTGTAAATGAGAATGATCTTTCACTAAAAAGACTTGAGGAGTATCAGAATGAGTTGCAAAGGCTCTACAACGAGAAG AATGAAAGACTTCAGCAAGTGGAGAAATACATAGACATGATACACAGCTTGTCCACGATCTTGGGAAACGATTCTTCTGCAATCATCATGGAAGTTCACCCAAGCTTAAATGATTTGTGTggaataacaaaaaatataagtgACACTATCTTAGATAAACTCAATATCACAGTGGAGTCCCtctttgaagaaaagaaaaatcgaCTGGACAAG cTTCACCATTTAGGCAAAGCACTTTCAAATCTGTGGAACCTTATGGACACACCATATAGTGAGCGACACCCATTTTCTCATGTAATCCATCTGTTGTCACTCTCATCAGCAGAAGTAACAGACCCGGGAAGTCTTACTCTAGAAATAGTCCAGCAG ACTGAAGCTGAAGTCAAGAGACTGGATCAACTAAAAGCAAGCAAAATGAAGGAGCTATTCCAGAAGAAGCAGGAGGAGCTGGAGTTGATATGCAAGAAATCACATGTGGAGATTCCTTCAAGGGAAGAGATGAACAATATCATTAACCTCATAAACTCAG GGGAGATTGATCATTCTGATCTCCTCTTGAGCATGGATGAACAGATATCTAGAGCAAAAGAAGAGGCTTCTAGCAGGAAGGCTATCATGGAGAAAGTGGAGAAGTGGATGCTGGCACGTGATGAAGAGCGCTGGCTAGAAGAATATAGCAGG GATGAGAATCGATACTCAGTCAGTAGAGGAGCTCACAAAAACTTGAGACGTGCTGAACGAGCCCGCATAATGGTCAGCAGAATACCAG CTTTGGTAGATATGCTAATAAAAATGACCAGAAGttgggaagaagaaagaaacaaagtttTCTTGTATGATCAG GTACCTCTGATGGCTATATTGGAAGAATATAATGTACTACGACGAGAAAAAGAGGAGGATATGAAAAGACAGCAG CCCTGGGAAAAAAAGAGGATTCAAATCCAAGTAGTTGAGCGAGAAAATACTTATACGTCAAGACCCAGCACCAGCAGCAGACGTCTTCCAAGTAGAAGCTTGAATGGAGCTTTAGACAGTTCTGTGATCATGAACAAAAGGCTTTCTATGGGAATCCATCAGCTGCCACCCAACACCATAAACTCAGGAAATCAAGGCGTGTCCTTCATTAAGGATGGAAGCAATGCCCTAAGGAAAAAGATTTTTGGCGACCCTGCTTTTACCTCTCAAATGCGATGA
- the LOC106755693 gene encoding ELMO domain-containing protein A: MGKSPDWLYTDNATCGSPAWIGKGLTCVCFKRKGNCQRICISLTPLQEERLRRLQRRMKVYFDGSKLDHQEALRALWSASFPGQELQSLISDQWKEMGWQGRDPSTDFRGAGFISLENLLFFAKTFSTSFQRLLKRQGGKEAVWEYPFAVAGVNITFMIMQMLDLDATKPRTFVRAVFLQMLSENEWAFDLLYCVAFVVMDKQWQEKNATYMEFNDVLKSTRVQLEKELLMDDVLRIEDMPSYNLLC, translated from the exons ATGGGGAAGTCTCCTGATTGGTTGTATACAGATAATGCAACGTGTGGCTCCCCTGCATGGATTGGTAAAGGACTCACTTGTGTTTGCTTCAAGCGAAAGGGAAACTGTCAACGAATCTGCATCAGTTTGACCCCCTTACAG GAGGAAAGGCTAAGAAGACTACAGCGCAGAATGAAAGTTTACTTTGATGGTTCCAAGCTTGATCACCAG GAAGCGTTGAGAGCTCTGTGGTCTGCTTCATTCCCTGGACAGGAGCTTCAAAGCTTGATTTCTGATCAATGGAAAGAAATGGGATGGCAGGGTAGAGATCCGTCTACTGATTTCAG AGGAGCTGGTTTCATTTCATTGGAGAACCTACTTTTCTTTGCAAAGACATTCTCA ACTTCTTTTCAGCGCCTATTGAAGAGGCAAGGAGGAAAAGAAGCTGTTTGGGAGTATCCATTTGCTGTTGCTGGCGTTAATATCACATTTATGATTATGCAAATGCTGGATCTTGATGCCA CCAAACCAAGGACTTTTGTAAGAGCAGTTTTTCTACAAATGCTTTCAG AGAATGAATGGGCCTTTGACCTGCTTTATTGCGTGGCATTCGTTGTTATGGACAAACAATGGCAGGAGAAAAATGCTACATACATGGAATTTAAT GATGTACTGAAATCCACGCGAGTTCAACTAGAGAAAGAGTTGCTGATGGATGATGTTCTACGGATTGAAGACATGCCTTCTTACAATCTTCTTTGTTGA
- the LOC106755565 gene encoding 60S ribosomal protein L17-2, translated as MVKYSREPENPTKSCKARGADLRVHFKNTRETAFAIRKLPLVKAKRYLEDVLAHKQAIPFRRFCRGVGRTAQAKNRHSNGQGRWPVKSAKFILDLLKNAESNAEVKGLDVDALYISHIQVNQAQKQRRRTYRAHGRINPYMSSPCHIELILSEKEEPVKKEPETQLATSKKKGALRSGASS; from the exons ATG GTGAAGTACTCCAGAGAACCTGAAAATCCCACCAAGT CTTGCAAGGCAAGGGGTGCTGACCTCAGAGTGCATTTCAAG AACACTAGGGAGACTGCCTTTGCCATCAGGAAGTTGCCCTTGGTTAAAGCTAAGAGATACTTGGAGGATGTGTTGGCCCACAAACAAGCCATCCCTTTCCGCCGTTTCTGCCGTGGTGTTGGGAGGACAGCTCAGGCCAAAAACAGACACTCTAATGGACAAGGACGTTGGCCCGTCAAATCAGCTAAATTCATCCTGGATTTGCTGAAAAATGCCGAGAGTAATGCTGAA GTGAAAGGTTTGGATGTAGATGCTctttatatttctcatattcAGGTTAATCAAGCACAGAAGCAAAGACGCCGCACCTACCGAGCCCATGGAAGAATCAACC CTTACATGTCATCTCCCTGCCATATTGAGCTGATATTATCTGAGAAGGAAGAGCCTGTGAAGAAAGAG CCGGAGACCCAATTGGCAACAAGCAAGAAGAAGGGTGCTCTTCGAAGTGGTGCTTCATCTTAA